A window from Citrus sinensis cultivar Valencia sweet orange chromosome 3, DVS_A1.0, whole genome shotgun sequence encodes these proteins:
- the LOC127898565 gene encoding pentatricopeptide repeat-containing protein At1g18485, with translation MPLYNCSSACLWSPLFPSLRHKKSHPQFPATVIQRNKHSLRSIFKAKSSLSLSAKTNNASTEGLHFLQEITTLCEESKSLNKALSLLQENLHNADLKEATGVLLQACGHEKDIEIGKRVHELISASTQFSNDFIINTRLITMYSLCGFPLDSRRVFDSLKTRNLFQWNALVSGFTKNELYPDVLSIFVELLSDTELKPDNFTFPCVIKACGGIADVSFGSGVHGMAAKMGLIGDVFVSNALIAMYGKCAFVEEMVKLFEVMPERNLVSWNSIICGSSENGFSCESFDLLIKMMGCEEGFIPDVATVVTVLPVCAGEGNVDLGILVHGLAVKLGLTRELMVNNALVDMYAKCGFLSEAQILFDKNNNKNVVSWNTIIGAFSMAGDVCGTFDLLQKMQMKEEEMKPNEVTVLNVLTSCSEKSELLSLKELHGYSLRHGFDNDELVANAFVVAYAKCGSEISAENVFHGMDSRTVSSWNALICGYAQNGDHLKALDYFLQMTHSDLEPDLFSIGSLILACTHLKSLHRGKEIHGFVIRNGLEGDSFTGISLLSLYMHCEKSSSARVLFDEMEDKSLVSWNTMIAGYSQNKLPVEAIVLFRRMFSIGVQPCEISIVSILSACSQLSALRLGKETHCYALKAILTNDAFVACSIIDMYAKCGCLEQSRRVFDRLKDKDVTSWNAIIGGHGIHGYGKEAIELFEKMLALGHKPDTFTFVGILMACNHAGLVENGLKYFSQMQKLHAVKPKLEHYACVVDMLGRAGKLDDAFKLIIEMPEEADAGIWSSLLRSCRTYGALKMGEKVAKTLLELEPDKAENYVLVSNIYAGSEKWDDVRMMRQRMKERGLQKEAGCSWIELGGNIHSFVVGDNMHPEWEEIRGMWGRLEEQISKIGYKPYTEAVLHELEEEEKVNILRGHSEKLAISFGLLKTTKDLTLRVCKNLRICVDCHNAAKLISKVAEREIVVRDNKRFHHFRDGVCSCGDNW, from the coding sequence ATGCCTCTTTACAACTGCTCCTCGGCATGTCTTTGGAGTCCACTGTTTCCATCCCTCCGTCACAAAAAATCCCACCCCCAATTTCCCGCAACTGtaattcaaagaaacaaacattCTCTTCGCTCAATCTTTAAAGCAAAATCATCGCTTTCACTCTCCGCCAAAACCAACAACGCTTCAACAGAGGGGTTACATTTTCTCCAAGAAATAACAACTCTTTGTGAAGAATCCAAAAGCCTCAACAAGGCTTTGTCTCTCTTGCAAGAAAACTTACACAATGCTGACCTGAAAGAAGCTACGGGTGTCTTGTTACAAGCCTGCGGCCACGAGAAGGACATTGAAATTGGTAAAAGAGTTCATGAACTGATTTCTGCATCGACCCAGTTTAGTAAtgactttattattaatactcGTCTCATTACTATGTACTCTCTGTGTGGGTTTCCGTTGGATTCCCGTAGAGTCTTTGATAGTTTGAAGACAAGGAATCTGTTCCAGTGGAATGCGTTAGTTAGTGGGTTTACTAAAAATGAGCTTTATCCTGATGTGTTGAGCatttttgttgaattgttATCGGATACTGAGCTTAAACCTGATAATTTTACTTTCCCTTGCGTGATTAAGGCTTGTGGAGGGATTGCTGATGTGAGTTTTGGTAGTGGTGTTCATGGGATGGCTGCGAAGATGGGTTTGATTGGAGATGTGTTTGTGAGTAATGCTTTGATTGCAATGTACGGGAAATGTGCGTTTGTTGAGGAAATGGTGAAATTGTTTGAGGTAATGCCTGAAAGAAACTTGGTTTCTTGGAATTCTATTATTTGTGGTTCTTCTGAGAATGGTTTTTCTTGTGagagttttgatttgttgatCAAAATGATGGGTTGTGAGGAAGGTTTCATTCCGGATGTCGCAACGGTAGTTACTGTGTTACCAGTGTGTGCAGGGGAAGGAAATGTAGATCTGGGGATATTGGTTCATGGTTTGGCAGTAAAATTAGGTCTTACTCGAGAATTAATGGTGAACAATGCGCTGGTTGATATGTATGCAAAATGTGGGTTCTTGTCTGAAGCCCAAATCCTGTTTGATaagaacaataataaaaatgttgtcTCTTGGAATACCATTATTGGGGCTTTTTCTATGGCAGGAGATGTATGTGGAACATTTGATCTTCTGCAAAAAATGCAGATGAAAGAGGAGGAAATGAAGCCAAATGAGGTGACAGTTTTGAATGTATTGACAAGCTGTTCGGAGAAGTCAGAGTTACTGAGCTTGAAGGAACTTCATGGTTATTCACTAAGACATGGGTTTGACAATGATGAACTCGTAGCCAATGCTTTTGTTGTAGCGTATGCAAAGTGTGGATCTGAAATTTCTGCTGAGAATGTTTTTCATGGTATGGACTCTAGGACAGTAAGCTCTTGGAATGCACTTATCTGTGGTTATGCTCAGAATGGTGATCATTTGAAGGCTTTAGATTATTTCCTTCAAATGACACATTCAGACTTAGAACCTGACTTATTTAGCATAGGTAGCCTCATATTAGCTTGCACCCATCTGAAATCCCTCCACCGTGGCAAAGAGATTCATGGATTTGTAATACGGAATGGGTTAGAAGGAGATTCATTTACAGGTATCTCACTCCTTTCACTTTACATGCATTGTGAGAAATCATCTTCTGCTAGAGTACTGTTTGACGAAATGGAAGATAAGAGCTTAGTATCTTGGAACACAATGATAGCTGGTTACTCCCAGAACAAGCTTCCAGTTGAAGCCATAGTTCTTTTCCGAAGGATGTTTTCCATAGGAGTTCAACCTTGTGAGATCTCCATAGTTAGTATTCTTAGTGCTTGTTCACAGTTATCAGCTTTGCGGCTGGGGAAAGAAACACATTGCTATGCTCTAAAAGCTATCCTCACTAATGATGCATTTGTTGCTTGTTCAATTATAGATATGTATGCAAAATGTGGGTGTCTAGAACAATCTCGAAGAGTTTTTGACAGGTTGAAGGATAAAGATGTAACATCATGGAATGCTATAATAGGAGGACATGGAATACATGGATATGGAAAAGAGGCAATAGAGCTGTTTGAAAAGATGCTGGCGCTAGGCCATAAGCCAGATACCTTCACATTTGTTGGTATTTTGATGGCCTGTAACCATGCTGGGCTGGTTGAAAATGGGCTGAAATATTTCAGTCAGATGCAGAAACTTCATGCAGTAAAGCCAAAACTCGAGCATTATGCATGTGTTGTGGACATGCTGGGTCGTGCAGGAAAATTGGATGATGCTTTTAAGCTCATAATTGAGATGCCTGAGGAAGCAGATGCTGGAATCTGGAGCTCATTGCTCCGTTCTTGCAGAACCTATGGTGCTTTGAAGATGGGAGAAAAAGTTGCCAAAACATTACTGGAATTGGAGCCAGACAAAGCAGAAAATTACGTGTTAGTCTCAAATATATACGCTGGATCAGAGAAGTGGGATGATGTGAGGATGATGCGCCAAAGGATGAAGGAGAGAGGCCTTCAAAAGGAAGCTGGCTGCAGTTGGATTGAACTTGGAGGAAACATTCACAGCTTTGTTGTTGGTGATAATATGCACCCGGAGTGGGAGGAAATCCGGGGAATGTGGGGAAGATTGGAGGaacaaataagtaaaattgGATATAAACCATACACAGAAGCCGTGCTTCACGAACTAGAAGAAGAGGAGAAGGTAAACATATTGAGGGGACATAGTGAGAAGCTTGCAATTTCATTTGGGCTGTTAAAGACAACTAAAGACCTGACACTGAGAGTTTGCAAGAACCTGCGCATTTGTGTAGATTGTCATAATGCAGCTAAGTTGATTTCAAAGGTTGCTGAGAGGGAAATAGTTGTTAGAGACAACAAGCGGTTCCATCATTTTAGAGATGGGGTTTGCTCTTGTGGAGATAATTGGTAG